The Mauremys reevesii isolate NIE-2019 unplaced genomic scaffold, ASM1616193v1 Contig40, whole genome shotgun sequence genome contains a region encoding:
- the LOC120394189 gene encoding uncharacterized protein LOC120394189 isoform X2 has product MVLPLGLCLLWALAGSQEICSSPGDLPAPTLILDKGSARHGDTIILLCLVPIDTSVTRIIFCKDGKEISMLPKDGNKFIYIFESAQPESPESAGEYSCRYQHKDDKNQEKNSLPSTHRHVSAPDGFLGQGLIVGLAVTAGLALGLLGCFLMKTATRQCKNKREQNAKESTDETAAGKLIDASFAGCSHYTGPRGQDKDTEHYESLNIRALEISPYSTLHLQQKREPAASASRLKQHALK; this is encoded by the exons GGGCGCTGGCTGGAAGCCAGGAAATCTGCAGCTCTCCCG GTGATCTCCCTGCCCCAACACTGATACTGGACAAAGGCTCTGCCCGCCATGGGGACACCATCATACTGCTGTGCCTCGTCCCTATAGACACCTCAGTGACGCGCATCATCTTCTGTAAGGACGGCAAGGAAATTTCAATGCTGCCCAAGGATGGAAACAAATTCATCTATATCTTTGAGTCAGCCCAGCCAGAGTCTCCAGAGAGCGCAGGGGAGTATTCCTGCCGTTACCAGCACAAGGATGACAAGAACCAGGAGAAGAATTCTCTCCCCAGTACCCACCGGCATGTGAGTGCACCAG ATGGTTTTCTAGGACAAGGACTCATTGTGGGACTTGCTGTCACGGCCggcctggctctggggctgctggGGTGTTTTCTGATGAAGACAG CTACACGTCAATGTAAAAACAAAAG GGAGCAAAATGCAAAGGAGAGCACAGACGAAACTGCAGCAGGGAAGCTTATTG atgcGTCATTTGCGGGATGTTCCCATTACACA GGACCTCGGGGGCAAGACAAGGATACAGAGCACTATGAATCTCTGAAcatcagagccctggagatctcTCCTTATTCTACACTTCATCTGCAACAGAAGCGTGAACCTGCCGCCTCTGCATCTCGGCTCA AGCAACATGCCCTTAAATGA
- the LOC120394189 gene encoding uncharacterized protein LOC120394189 isoform X1 — protein MVLPLGLCLLWALAGSQEICSSPGDLPAPTLILDKGSARHGDTIILLCLVPIDTSVTRIIFCKDGKEISMLPKDGNKFIYIFESAQPESPESAGEYSCRYQHKDDKNQEKNSLPSTHRHVSAPDGPSPSGSDSSGAEPSPPDGFLGQGLIVGLAVTAGLALGLLGCFLMKTATRQCKNKREQNAKESTDETAAGKLIDASFAGCSHYTGPRGQDKDTEHYESLNIRALEISPYSTLHLQQKREPAASASRLKQHALK, from the exons GGGCGCTGGCTGGAAGCCAGGAAATCTGCAGCTCTCCCG GTGATCTCCCTGCCCCAACACTGATACTGGACAAAGGCTCTGCCCGCCATGGGGACACCATCATACTGCTGTGCCTCGTCCCTATAGACACCTCAGTGACGCGCATCATCTTCTGTAAGGACGGCAAGGAAATTTCAATGCTGCCCAAGGATGGAAACAAATTCATCTATATCTTTGAGTCAGCCCAGCCAGAGTCTCCAGAGAGCGCAGGGGAGTATTCCTGCCGTTACCAGCACAAGGATGACAAGAACCAGGAGAAGAATTCTCTCCCCAGTACCCACCGGCATGTGAGTGCACCAG ATGGTCCCAGCCCTTCTGGGAGTGACAGCTCTGGAGCAGAGCCATCGCCCCCAG ATGGTTTTCTAGGACAAGGACTCATTGTGGGACTTGCTGTCACGGCCggcctggctctggggctgctggGGTGTTTTCTGATGAAGACAG CTACACGTCAATGTAAAAACAAAAG GGAGCAAAATGCAAAGGAGAGCACAGACGAAACTGCAGCAGGGAAGCTTATTG atgcGTCATTTGCGGGATGTTCCCATTACACA GGACCTCGGGGGCAAGACAAGGATACAGAGCACTATGAATCTCTGAAcatcagagccctggagatctcTCCTTATTCTACACTTCATCTGCAACAGAAGCGTGAACCTGCCGCCTCTGCATCTCGGCTCA AGCAACATGCCCTTAAATGA